A genomic segment from Cryptococcus gattii WM276 chromosome J, complete sequence encodes:
- a CDS encoding stomatin-like protein, putative (Similar to TIGR gene model, INSD accession AAW46438.1) produces the protein MSDPAPGHSKSSMDGTTINFNSAKGQNEPLPIPENNELDRYVTDDLPRQPRMAAKPQVPDAIMAVQPLRKNEMQPSYAQDLGSSTIEHGFYGSMMNALGECIGALGMIPCCPCPNPFHNVSQGAVGLVSRFGQFYKSVDPGLVKVNVCTEDVRVVDVKIQLTSVPRQTVQTKDNVSVEVDSVICWHVISPYRSAFGINDVRSALVERAQTTLRQVVGGRVLQSVISDREGLAHEVAEIIETTAEKWGVAIESILLKDINFSVELQQSLSSAATQKRIGESKVIAARAEVDAAKLMRQAADILASPAAMQIRQLEALQNMARSSGSKVVFVPMNLGTMGAAGMHDVAHQIAASGHDERTDTGPGSATNAGIISSMAQV, from the exons ATGTCTGACCCAGCCCCCGGCCACAGCAAGTCATCCATGGACGGCACAACGATCAACTTCAACAGCGCCAAGGGCCAGAATGAGCCGCTTCCCATCCCCGAGAACAACGAGCTCGACCGCTATGTCACAGACGACTTGCCTAGGCAGCCACGGATGGCCGCCAAGCCCCAAGTTCCTGATGCCATCATG GCCGTGCAGCCGTTGAGGAAGAACGAGATGCAACCCTCTTACGCTCAAGACCTTGGCAGCAGCACGATTGAA CACGGATTCTATGGCTCTATGATGAACGCGCTTGGTGAATGCATCGGTGCTCTGGGTATGATCCCTTGCTGCCCTTGCCCCAACCCATTCCACAACGTTTCTCAGGGCGCTGTTGGTTTGGTCTCCCGATTTGGTCAATTCTACAAG TCCGTCGACCCCGGTTTGGTCAAGGTCAATGTCTGCACTGAAGATGTTAGAGTCGTCG ATGTTAAGATCCAACTCACTTCCGTTCCCCGTCAGACCGTCCAGACTAAAGATAACGTTTCTGTCGAAGTTGACAGTGTAATCTGCTGGCACG TCATCTCCCCTTACCGATCGGCATTTGGAATCAACGACGTGAGGTCTGCTTTGGTGGAGCGCGCCC AAACTACTCTTCGTCAGGTAGTCGGTGGACGA GTCCTCCAAAGCGTCATTTCCGACCGCGAGGGTCTTGCTCATGAAGTTGCTGAGATT ATCGAAACTACCGCCGAGAAGTGGGGTGTCGCCATCGAatccatccttctcaagGACATCAACTTCTCTGTCGAATTGCAGCAGTCTCTTTCTAGTGCTGCCACTCAGAAGAGGATTGGTGAATCCAAGGTTATCGCTGCTAGGGCCGAGGTCGATGCCGCCAAGTTGATGAGACAAGCCGCCGAC ATTCTTGCTTCACCAGCCGCTATGCAGATCCGTCAACTCGAGGCTCTCCAGAACATGGCTCGATCATCTGGCAGCAAAGTTGTCTTTG TTCCTATGAACCTCGGAACAATGGGCGCAGCTGGTATGCACGACGTTGCCCACCAAATCGCCGCCTCTGGCCATGACGAGCGTACAGACACGGGACCAGGGTCTGCAACCAACGCTGGTATCATCAGCTCGATGGCCCAAGTCTGA
- a CDS encoding Protein component of the large (60S) ribosomal subunit, putative; Rpl2bp (Similar to TIGR gene model, INSD accession AAW46692.1) — translation MGRVIRAQRKSGGIFKSHTHHNKNPARLRNLDFAEKNGYIRGVVKDIIHDAGRGAPLATVVFRDPYRYKLRKETFLAAEGLSTGSFVYCGKKATLNVGNVLPIGQCPEGTIICNVEEKIGDRGALARTSGNYATIIGHNETGVTRIRLPSGAKKTVSSRCRATVGIIAGGGRIDKPFLKAGRKYHAMRAKRNSWPRTRGVAMNPVDHPHGGGNHQHIGHASTMARDAPAGQKAGLIAARRTGLLRGTQGKNVDSA, via the exons ATGGGTCGAGTCATCCGCGCGCAGCGAAAGTCCGGGGGTATCTTCAAGTCCCACACCCACCACAACAAGAACCCCGCTAGGTTGAGGAACCTCGACTTTGCTGAGAAGAACGGCTACATCCGGGGTGTTGTCAAGGACATCATCCACGACGCTGGGCG AGGTGCTCCCCTTGCTACCGTCGTCTTCCGTGACCCTTACCGATACAAGCTCCGAAAGGAGACTTTCCTCGCTGCTGAGGGTCTCTCCACCGGCTCTTTCGTCTACTGCGGCAAGAAGGCTACCCTCAACGTCGGCAACGTCCTCCCCATCGGCCAATGCCCCGAAGGTACCATTATCTGCAACGTCGAGGAGAAGATCGGTGACCGAGGAGCGCTCGCCCGAACCTCTGGTAACTACGCCACCATCATCGGCCACAACGAGACTGGTGTGACCCGAATCAGGTTGCCCTCTGGCGCCAAGAAGACCGTCTCTTCCCGATGCAGGGCTACCGTTGGTATCATTGCTGGTGGTGGTAGGATTGACAAGCCCTTCCTTAAGGCTGGTAGGAAGTACCACGCTATGCGTGCTAAGAGGAACTCTTGGCCCCGAACTCGTGGTGTGGCTATGAACCCCGTTGACCACCCTCACGGTGGTGGTAACCACCAG CACATTGGTCACGCCTCTACCATGGCTCGCGACGCTCCCGCCGGTCAAAAAGCCGGTCTCATCGCCGCCAGGAGGACTGGTCTTCTC AGGGGTACCCAGGGCAAGAACGTCGACTCTGCTTAA
- a CDS encoding Hypothetical Protein (Similar to TIGR gene model, INSD accession AAW46440.1) yields MSAAHITEGKGIHRPSKWSTVRDAVQFSAAAKEKNRRSQADTLPVSTTSTSASAAFARSLVLFTGFLFKRPSKLFRPNRVDTWLGLRQLALSTEQTISPAFIRSLLSQKAGIIAVALTILPPMLVNATLGFLLFTSHSLFTLGLSRLSFFQKKVEMEDGTEVDEEEDINLETLIRGPSIIPNHPTVLSAIAGAGAGLVQGIAFTPVEKVVRFLHQSATSWATLLARLVHLPVPQVPNAFEGKQPATPLQAIKNLFASETWRQSRNWWTGWRWVVARDALSYSCFFAAFDVTRRVALRVKALFGGNIEHEWKNIFIIQFPDDHPQNTSPSISNSPAKYRLDPDQPQAPTIARVAQATTIVAGGIIASYLAQMAGTPFRACQRIMMLDERERMRAEKAQGRAPTGGPGSVSSSHINRILKRGKYHPILEVLRTKGIRPFIHPEGQLQAAPMKEAFQKEGRLVRTMKSVGWKMAAMGPWGFGFLMWAWVGGEV; encoded by the exons ATGTCTGCTGCTCATATAACAGAAGGCAAAGGCATCCACAGGCCTTCAAAGTGGTCGACTGTCAGGGACGCAGTCCAATTCTCTGCTGCTGCTAAGGAGAAGAACAGGAGAAGCCAAGCGGATACCTTGCCAGTGTCGACGACTTCTACCTCGGCTTCTGCGGCATTTGCTAGATCTTTAGTGCTTTTTACCG GTTTTCTATTTAAACGGCCGTCAAAGCTGTTCAGACCAAACAGAG TGGATACATGGTTAGGTTTAAGGCAATTGGCGCTATCAACAGAACAAACTATATCTCCAGCTTTCATTAGATCACTGCTTAGTCAGAAAGCCGGTATAATTGCGGTGGCCCTGACAATCCTTCCTCCAATGTTGGTTAACGCAACACTAGGCTTCCTGCTGTTTACATCCCATTCTCTCTTTACTCTGGGACTCTCTCGATTATCATTCTTCCAAAAAAAAGTCGAAATGGAAGATGGGACGGAAGttgacgaagaagaagatatcAATCTGGAAACACTGATCAGGGGTCCTTCAATCATTCCAAATCATCCGACCGTTTTGTCTGCGATCGCTGGGGCAGGCGCAGGGCTCGTGCAGGGTATTGCTTTTACACCAGTCGAAAAAGTTGTTCG TTTCCTTCACCAGTCTGCGACATCTTGGGCCACGCTTCTTGCCCGTCTTGTCCATCTACCCGTACCCCAAGTACCCAACGCATTCGAAGGGAAGCAACCGGCAACGCCTCTGCAAGCCATTAAAAACCTGTTTGCAAGCGAAACTTGGAGGCAGAGCAGGAATTGGTGGACTGGATGGCGATGGGTAGTGGCTCGTGACGC ACTAAGCTATAGCTGTTTCTTTGCCGCTTTTGATGTTACACGCCGCGTGGCTCTACGAGTAAAAGCCCTGTTTGGGGGTAACATTGAGCACGAGTGGAAAAATATATTTATCATCCAGTTCCCAGATGACCATCCCCAAAACACATCCCCATCAATCTCTAACTCTCCGGCCAAATACCGTCTGGATCCTGACCAACCCCAAGCGCCTACTATCGCCCGTGTTGCGCAAGCGACAACAATTGTTGCCGGGGGTATCATTGCGAGCTACCTCGCACAGATGGCGGGGACGCCGTTCAGGGCTTGTCAAAGGATCATGATGCTTGACgagagggagaggatgCGTGCTGAGAAGGCACAAGGACGAGCTCCAACTGGCGGGCCAGGAAGCGTCTCGAGCTCACATATCAACAGGATTTTGAAACGGGGCAAATACCATCCAATACTTGAAGTTCTCCGTACCAAGGGTATCCGCCCTTTCATTCATCCAGAAGGACAATTACAGGCAGCGCCGATGAAAGAAGCTTTTCAGAAAGAAGGCAGGTTGGTAAGGACGATGAAAAGTGTCGGGTGGAAGATGGCCGCTATGGGTCCGTGGGGTTTCGGATTCCTAATGTGGGCTTGGGTCGGTGGAGAAGTATGA
- a CDS encoding nucleus protein, putative (Similar to TIGR gene model, INSD accession AAW46436.1) has product MTALHPTVSSSDIHLDSPHSYSHYGSTLVPNPSASPSPSTAHPPLSGTSAGDMQAEAPELIEEIGEGGSEEGDQIILDSQPEIDVEDLTGEMEYENLRYRTERERKRVKVYELRDESWFDRGTGICRGMINADGHAVILVEAEGAQVQGNEDEPGGFLTKDILLNSNVERDDIYGKQQDTLIVWTDPESKLDIALSFQDADGCEDTWQFICEVQKHLISIEDESQVPSSSSPMGGSPMMVANAHMVNTEQKLPWQPPTLANIREQEFCIRAQAKSAMGRERAMEHILNEATEDLESLDDLHALCSLMQTILLFNDNGIFEYILQDDVFLGVIGMLEYDPEFPELKATYRQYFQGNARFREVVPIPDPIIRNKIHQTYRLLFLKDVVLARVLDDSAFNILNGFIFFNQVDIINYIQQSDGFLTQLFEAFRDPLPPPPPSDTPPEPLDDKKRDTVMFLHQLVMMGKSIQLPPRLQLYRTLVDRGLLRVIEWSFRRPEAKILHAGAEMLTLVVEHDASSVRSFVFKEQEQKERTLVKETIELLHKTTNVGLMGQMADTLKTMLEVPPDNESFMAKKEGPLAEQFMTHFYETWAIYLFKPLLDIPDYKAEQPTTKLTREYTSLLQNLVELLSYCVVNHPHKGSYFILSNPISKKVVALLYIRDKPLRHAALRFLKACLRTANHFIHRHFVKNDLLGPLMMLLEEESLRDNMMSSACMEVVEQIRKVNKSSFILDNLKTIINYLFESYAPRLEALSRRPLMRGIMMGIRSRWEMNNEPTPSMPLVAATSATSIGGEDSWVNEEKKEDDYFNASDEDTDTTMVDDMEDGVGEEEEEEEGAVPAKRKRLHSGGGPKKRAQRTGSALGLDYDDNSDPESPVSTPQHIEHSSSTPVSTTSTSLLERTVSRAQAVAEKENSTSELEEDLGDVQAKMREKRRREEEDEEEGGFAGLLVGAKPQPVATIAASAASGGGAIGAGQGEGGRDDERDTAVQSEIPTTGEGKKGLKDMGKKIRLNFGLGKKFSK; this is encoded by the exons ATGACAGCTTTACATCCCACAGTTTCATCCTCAGACATACACCTCGACTCCCCACACAGCTATTCCCACTACGGATCAACCCTCGTCCCCAATCCGTCCGCTTCCCCGTCCCCCAGTACTGCACATCCCCCCCTATCCGGCACATCAGCAGGTGATATGCAAGCAGAAGCACCTGAGTTGATAGAAGAGattggagaaggagggtCTGAAGAAGGAGATCAAATCATCCTTGATTCGCAACCAGAGATCGATGTGGAAGACCTTACGGGAGAGATGGAATACGAGAACTTGAGGTATCGGACAGAGAGAGAGCGGAAACGTGTTAAA GTGTATGAGCTTCGTGATGAATCCTGGTTTGACCGAGGGACAGGCATTTGTCGTGGGATGATCAATGCCGATGGCCATGCAGTCATTTTGGTGGAGGCTGAAGGAGCTCAAGTTCAGGGGAATGAAGATGAGCCTGGAGGGTTCTTGACCAAAGATATCTTGTTGAATTCCAATGTTGAGAGGGATGACATCTACGGTAAACAACAAG ATACTCTCATAGTATGGACGGATCCAGAATCGAAACTTGATATTGCCCTCTCCTTTCAGGATGCCGATGGATGCGAGGATACTTGGCAATTTATATGTGAAGTTCAAAAGCACCTCATCAGCATCG AGGATGAATCGCAGGtgccatcatcttcatcgccCATGGGTGGTTCTCCAATGATGGTGGCCAACGCGCATATGGTCAACACGGAGCAGAAGCTCCCATGGCAGCCCCCTACGTTGGCGAATATTAG GGAACAAGAGTTTTGTATAAGAGCACAGGCCAAGTCGGCAATGGGACGGGAAAGAGCAATGGAACATATCCTGAACGAGGCAA CAGAAGACTTGGAAAGCTTGGATGATTTGCACGCTTTATGTTCCTTGATGCAAACGATCT TGCTTTTCAACGATAATGGTATATTTGAGTACATTCTTCAGGACGATGTGTTCCTCGGCGTCATTGGAATGCTTGAAT ATGACCCCGAATTCCCCGAACTCAAAGCCACCTATCGTCAGTATTTCCAAGGAAACGCTCGTTTCCGAGAAGTCGTTCCCATACCCGACCCCATTATCCGCAACAAGATCCATCAGACTTACCGCCTCTTATTTCTCAAAGACGTTGTGCTCGCCCGAGTACTTGATGATTCAGCATTCAACATTCTTAACGGTTTCATCTTTTTCAACCAAGTGGATATCATCAATTACATCCAACAGAGCGATGGCTTTCTCACGCAACTATTCGAAGCCTTTCGGGACCCCTTacctccccctcctcctAGCGATACACCTCCAGAGCCGCTCGATGATAAGAAACGTGACACAGTCATGTTCCTTCATCAACTGGTCATGATGGGCAAGTCAATTCAACTTCCTCCACGTTTACAACTGTACCGAACGCTGGTTGACCGCGGACTGTTACGCGTTATCGAATGGTCTTTCCGCCGTCCTGAAGCAAAGATTTTACATGCGGGTGCGGAAATGTTGACCCTTGTGGTGGAGCATGATGCGTCATCGGTAAGAAGTTTTGTTTTCaaggagcaggagcagaAAGAGCGGACGTTGGTCAAGGAAACTATTGAGTTATTGCACAAAACGACAAATGTGGGGTTAATGGGACAGATGGCGGATACGCTGAAAACGATGTTGGAGGTTCCTCCGGATAATGAG TCATTCAtggcgaagaaggaagggcCTCTGGCCGAACAGTTCATGACCCATTTCTATGAGACTTGGGCGATTTATCTCTTCAAACCATTATTGGATATCCCAGATTACAAAGCTGAACAGCCTACGA CAAAATTAACAAGAGAATACACTTCGCTTCTTCAGAATCTTGTTGAACTGTTATCGTACTGCGTTGTGAATCACCCTCATAAAGGCTCGTACTTTATACTGTCAAACCCGATATCGAAAAAGGTTGTCGCGTTATTGTATATTCGGGATAAACCCCTGAGACATG CGGCTCTGCGTTTCCTCAAGGCTTGCCTGAGAACAGCTAATCACTTTATTCATCGACATTTTGTCAAAAACGATTTGCTAGGACCTCTTATGATGTTactggaggaggagagtTTGAGAGATAATATGATGAGTTCTGCCTGTATGGAAGTCGTCGAGCAGATCCGCAAGGTAAACAAATCCTCCTTTATATTG GACAATTTGAAGACTATCATCAACTATCTTTTTGAAAGCTATGCGCCCCGCCTCGAAGCACTTTCACGTCGGCCACTCATGCGAGGTATCATGATGGGAATTCGATCACGCTGGGAAATGAATAACGAACCTACACCAAGCATGCCCCTCGTCGCAGCTACATCAGCTACATCGATCGGCGGAGAAGACAGCTGGGTGAAcgaagaaaagaaagaggatgatTACTTTAATGCATCAGACGAGGACACAGATACGACAATGGTCGACGATATGGAGGATGGGGtaggggaagaagaagaagaggaggaaggcgCCGTGCCTGcaaagagaaagaggcTGCACAGTGGTGGTGGGCCGAAAAAACGGGCTCAGCGGACGGGAAGCGCTCTCGGATTGGACTATGACGATAACTCAGACCCAGAATCACCAGTCTCCACCCCACAACATATCGAacactcttcttccaccccTGTATCAACCACCTCGACGTCCCTCCTCGAACGAACAGTCTCTAGAGCACAGGCAGTCGCTGAAAAGGAGAACAGCACCTCGgagctggaagaagatctGGGAGATGTACAGGCGAAAATGCGGGAAAAACGACGTcgggaggaagaggatgaagaggaaggcgGGTTTGCAGGGTTGCTGGTTGGTGCCAAACCGCAGCCTGTAGCGACTATCGCCGCAAGTGCAGCGAGCGGAGGTGGGGCAATAGGAGCAGGACAGGGcgaaggaggaagggacGATGAGCGAGATACGGCTGTGCAGAGTGAGATTCCGACGACcggagaaggaaaaaaggGACTGAAGGATATGGGCAAAAAAATACGGTTGAATTTTGGGCTTGGTAAGAAGTTTAGCAAGTAG
- a CDS encoding uncharacterized protein (Similar to TIGR gene model, INSD accession AAW46439.1), producing the protein MESDAEVILSTEEVLKLFGTIQTAVDATTSSSTPLLNKVQNNDEDLDFANGLSLLNLRPHLLLSSLHQLVILLALRLTSSTEATPDPSTSTALSIPFPNPRSRPELTDDNVLNEIAGELVMNQEVMDKVRGLENKLEYQIKKLVGLAEVEEKRGKDVVEDVEEDPLSFRPNPSAITSRVSPKPTRGGSPTGSDDEKSGVYRPPRVAAVPYSEPAPQGRERERRAPALLSEFAATMDSAPLLESTSGLSVRPVTSAAAKYSNSVSAKRAAELKRIEQFEEENMTRLVTSKREAKRRRDDEAALAMGFGVGPSRGRRGRNGLEAELEGVLGDRGDKGVWDGVSGKFGQRGDALERGKKRISGTGSAGGKAKKARFEKELARRRK; encoded by the exons ATGGAGAGCGACGCTGAGGTTATTCTCTCTACGGAAGAGGTTCTGAAACTATTTGGGACTATTCAGACAGCTGTTGATGCAActacttcttcttctactCCATTATTAAACAA AGTCCAAAACAACGACGAGGATCTTGACTTTGCCAATGGTCTTTCCCTTCTCAACCTTCGCCCTCACCTCCTCTTGTCATCCCTTCACCAACTCGTCATCCTCCTTGCTTTACGGTTAACCTCTTCAACAGAGGCTACTCCCGACCCGTCCACTTCCACAGCCCTTTCTATCCCTTTCCCGAACCCCCGTTCACGACCGGAACTTACAGACGATAACGTGTTGAATGAGATCGCCGGAGAGTTAGTAATGAACCAAGAAGTTATGGACAAAGTGAGAGGGTTGGAGAACAAGCTGGAATACCAGATTAAGAAGCTGGTCGGGCTTGCAGAGgttgaagagaagaggggCAAGGATGTTGTCGAAGACGTTGAAGAAG ATCCATTATCATTCCGACCCAACCCATCTGCAATTACCTCCCGAGTATCTCCTAAGCCCACCCGAGGCGGTTCCCCAACCGGTTCAGACGACGAAAAATCCGGTGTCTACCGTCCCCCGCGTGTCGCTGCTGTCCCTTATTCCGAACCTGCTCCCCAGGGTCGGGAAAGAGAACGTCGTGCTCCCGCGCTCTTGTCCGAGTTCGCCGCTACCATGGACTCTGCTCCCTTACTTGAATCTACTTCTGGTCTCTCCGTCCGTCCGGTCActtctgctgctgccaAGTATTCCAACTCTGTCAGCGCTAAGCGTGCTGCAGAGTTGAAGAGGATCGAGCAATTCGAAGAAGAGAACATGACTCGATTGGTAACCAGCAAAAGGGAAGccaagagaagaagagatgacGAGGCTGCTTTGGCAATGGGCTTCGGCGTTGGGCCCAGCAGAGGtagaagaggaaggaatGGTTTGGAGGCAGAATTGGAAGGCGTGCTTGGAGACAGAGGAGACAAGGGAGTCTGGGATGGTGTTTCGGGCAAGTTTGGTCAGAGAGGAGATGCTTTGGAgcgaggaaagaagaggatcAGCGGTACTGGTTCTGCGGGCGGCAAGGCCAAGAAGGCTAGATTTGAGAAGGAGCTTGCTAGGAGACGCAAGTAA
- a CDS encoding uncharacterized protein (Similar to TIGR gene model, INSD accession AAW46437.1) produces MFSGNVGALNRRRTLRKATKSFDEAVQSKSQQEIYKPKQKREIGVKAQEQASKSFEFVSILKNLKALQLAKEKALKPSVPSSLSPQQESKVDAYLRNPKFKATLNVSEVEAGSLRRLKPSTWLDDEVMNAYCDLMCSRFKDGKAGRKVHFLNSFFYGKLVDQGYAAGRLKRWTKKIDIFSLDVLIFPINQGNMHWTACAINFAKKRIEYYDSMGDYGNARKQVFRKVRGYVEAEHKEKKGGPMDWEGWHDYFNKQNNGSDCGVFSCQTLEMITRGRDIVAQGFEFTAKDMPFMRRMMIYEIGEGRLEKRTWGSPAL; encoded by the exons ATGTTCTCGGGGAATGTAGGCGCTTTGAACCGGAGAAGAACGCTTAGGAAGG CGACAAAATCATTCGACGAAGCTGTGCAATCGAAATCACAGCAAGAGATTTATAAACCGAAACAAAAACGAGAAATTGGCGTTAAAGCTCAAGAACAAGCATCCAAATC TTTTGAATTCGTCTCCATCCTTAAGAACCTCAAAGCACTCCAACTCGCCAAAGAAAAGGCCCTCAAACCTTCTGTTCCATCCAGTCTCTCTCCTCAACAAGAATCTAAAGTTGACGCGTACCTCCGAAATCCCAAATTCAAAGCCACCCTCAATGTCTCTGAAGTGGAAGCTGGAAGCCTCAGGAGGCTCAAGCCTAGTACTTGGTTGGATGATGAGGTGATGAACGCGTACTGCGATTTGATGTGCAGTCGGTTCAAGGACGGGAAGGCGGGGAGAAAAGTTCATTTTTTGAATTCCTTTTTCTACGGCAAGCTTGTGGATCAGGGGTATGCCGCCGGACGGTTGAAGCGCTGGACTAAAAAA ATTGATATCTTCTCGCTCGATGTCCTCATTTTCCCTATCAACCAAGGTAACATGCACTGGACAGCATGTGCCATTAACTTTGCCAAGAAGCGGATAGAGTATTACGACTCGATGGGAGACTATGGGAATGCAAGGAAGCAAGTGTTTAGAAAAGTGAGAGGATATGTGGAGGCTGAACacaaggaaaagaaaggagGGCCGATGGATTGGGAAGGGTGGCATGATTACTTTAACAAG CAAAATAATGGTTCAGACTGTGGCGTTTTTTCATGTCAAACATTAGAGATGATCACTCGCGGTCGGGACATTGTCGCCCAGGGTTTCGAGTTCACAGCCAAAGATATGCCGTTCATGAGGAGAATGATGATCTATGAAATTGGGGAAGGCAGATTAGAGAAGAGGACTTGGGGTTCGCCTGCGTTATAG